The genomic window CTGTGGTTACTCTAACGCTAATTCGCTAACTTTAATccacaaataaaattgatttttagggAGTGACTTGACCTCGTGGAAGTGGCGCTAAGAGGACTACATGACCGAGGCAACGggtttataaatctatttattagaaaattggaTTTTGGTGAGCCCATTAAGAACAAACTCAAAGCGTTACTGAAGCTCTAGACTCGAATATCAAATCTTCAAAAGCCAGTAGTAATGATAAAATTAGAGTGTTTACAATTTTGGTATTCTGGCGATCAATAATCTGCCCACCTCTGATACTGTCCTAACAAGAATTAAAATCGATTCAGAATTCAAACTTTGAAACTCCCTTGAACTCCAAAATGATTGTACTtggatccaacactaatataaatatttataaaagtaggGCACATTTTACAGTGGTACAAGTTTGGTTTCTCAAGTGTATAAGACACTAGTGCTTATGATGCTATAATGTAgtattgtaaacaaaataaaagcacGAATGTATTTCTGAAACCATTTTCTAAGTTCTGGCTACAAACCCTGAAATATATCATCATCCTCCTCTTGTGATTCATGTGATTTGTCACTACTCTGAGTTCTCACAAAAGAGTTTCTATGTTTAGTACTTGTGTTGGATTTTCGTTTACTGGCCCGACCAAAGAACTTACTGTCTTTCATGAGGGATACGTTCATGAGGCGTGGATTCGGTGTGTTAAAAATGGTACGATTATCTCGGAATTGTGCCCTACATTAGGagatttgaagaaaagaaaaagaactcATATTACACAAAGACTTTTCTGTTGTTATTATAATCATCAACATACCTTGCAAAGAGCTGAAGAACGACACAAATGATGATGAACATTAGAACCAATCCACCCATGATTCCAAATAAGGCTGGATCCATATAGGATCCAGCCTTCGTATTGAGCTCCTTATCATTTTCTAATCAAATAACATATAcattattcatacaaatataattaattgatagataAAGGTTATAGGAAATTTAgccaaaaaatactttataacgGACGTTAAACCGCCTGGCCCTTTTTTCTAGctttagaaataattatgtacaaattatttaactttaatgAGTTCcatcattcatttttatccATTAAACAAAAATGGTTCATTTGGATAATTCGGACCTTACACGGGTTTCGATCAAATTTGGAACAGACCAATGatcatttatttctaagaactctGCAAAATATGATCTTCTAAACTCaacaattcttcttttagacATAAAAAGGTTTTGTTACTTGAAACATTTATTGTTTGTAGGGAAGGAAATGCCATGATGAATCCGAAATTTccataatgtaatttaaaatattaaaaatctgaTAATTTTCGTTACATATTCCCTTATTATACTACTTTTTCAAGAGAAGTATTCAACTCACCGACACACCATCCTCTTTTTGATGAGGACCCTTTGACGACAAAACGGGATTGGCATTGGCAAATATGAAGAGTGCTATCACATCTGGATTGGGAGTCTTTGCTCACACATTGAACATCATAGTGACAAAATTCTCCTATTCTAGATTCTCGAAAACAATCAAAGGAGTCTGAGATAGGATGGTCGGCTCGACAGGAACAGAGACCTGTTTGTTTATTGCAATAGGATCCGTCAATATTACGGCAGTCTTTAGGTTCTTCACAGGGTGTTGCCTTAAGCTTGAGATTGCCTGTAAATAAGAGGGTTCAAATGTATGACgtaagtatgtattttaaaataagattgaGAGTCATCATTAGAAAAGTCCAACTTTTTTATCCACctcaacctcgactgtcaaaaggtaaatataaaatttgaaaaaaacaaacaaacttgcaataaaaaatattttagcctTTCTTGAGCATTAATTCAACGGCTTTTTCTAGCAATCATGaagattttttgatgttatctcataagataTAGAAACGGAAAAAGCAATACAATTTATATGAAAGAGCAAAGATTCAAGCAATTTTATCGCTTTTCTAAAATAGCGAGCGCGCTACCATATTCGCACAAGAATTTTGAGCAGCACTCAATTGAGTGCTTTGTAGATATCCATGAGCCAGATGCAAATATCTaaatgatttttagaaaaaaatacttttgggGAGGAAGTTTCAGGAGATGgtttttagataattaaattgCCCGTCTAAAAATCTATTAGCCTTTTGGATAGGGTTGCGAAAAAACGTTGTACTTATGTCTGATATACAAAAAGGATTCCAAGCACTTTCAAAAATGGACCGACAACATCATGCACCTTTTCtatatagaaaatgtattaataaataattctttttcttttttgtttaaaaaaaaaaaagaggaacatTATCGTATacattgtaatatatgtatgtacttaagaCCATTAATTTCTCTTCtttgcatttaatttaatgatgaaacagaatattaaacattttacttttttataaaaaaagtaacaattcCATAACTAACATatgtggaacaaaaaaaaaagtgtttcaaatTAAACTCATTTAAACTATGTagagttttttcttctttttttattattaattaataaaaggatatacttgttataaaattaaatttgaaatgagaTTTATTAATCTAGGAATCCAGCAGCTAGTCAAGggtaacataataaatatattaagaatctTCCTGAGAGTAGAGTCAAGCATGTACTTTACTAAGATCTTCCGTAAATTTCCATAGTTGACATGTTAtcatctaaaattttaaaaacagtatAGGTAGCAGCTGCAGGAATGAGATTCCCTCCTAATTCCCCACTTTTATAGGTTTCAACTGTGTTAGTTTTCCCGTGATAAGTGCCTTGCAAATTAAAATGGCATATTCTATTTCTCTGGTCTTTTTTAGGGCATTACTTTTCTACTCGATAATCCCAACTGTAGAATTGGAGAGACCGCTTTTTCTATAACTTCCATTAGGCGAAcggttaattaatttaccacgACATATAAGTATCAATTACATCTCTTGGATAAAATAACAGCTGTCCATCAGGGATAATTAGATGAAGAAAAGGGCGATGGCCTATATTTTACAAGTCAGTAATGCTTCTGCTTTTCAAGCCTAGCGACTCATGAACGCTGGAAGTAAGacaaatttaatagaaattaaagtTTAGACTACTAgacttactagaattttcaatcttatGTAttataccgactgctgggtaagataggtagattttgacaaaaccatGCAACCACTTATAGCCTATGACGTCACTttggctagaattttcaatttaatttatcttaccGACTCCTggacaagaaaaacagattttgacaaaacactcaaccactcatctactatgacgtaaatattaaaagcgtggtggaagtcatacatcagtcgtacatccgtaaccttgtatttttattaaccttggaaCTAATGAATATAACTcccttgtttataatttatccatCATATTGACCTAATCTCCATACATTTTCGAGATAAGCATATAGAAAAAGCTTGAGAGGCAGAAATGGGCTTCCCTTATTAGGTATACCCACAGTTAAGACATTGCAAACGTCCAATGTGTAAGGGAAAGGCGAAATTTGGGTTTTCCAGATGCAATACAGGGcatcatatacatttttttaatgtttattattcataatagtaattatgatattttttc from Lepeophtheirus salmonis chromosome 1, UVic_Lsal_1.4, whole genome shotgun sequence includes these protein-coding regions:
- the jus gene encoding uncharacterized protein jus isoform X1, whose translation is MDPALFGIMGGLVLMFIIICVVLQLFARAQFRDNRTIFNTPNPRLMNVSLMKDSKFFGRASKRKSNTSTKHRNSFVRTQSSDKSHESQEEDDDIFQGRSHMNNSNSMDPNNGASESIGRTKSVHEKQKNSPETARVTVESSA
- the jus gene encoding uncharacterized protein jus isoform X2, translated to MDPALFGIMGGLVLMFIIICVVLQLFARAQFRDNRTIFNTPNPRLMNVSLMKDRRSHMNNSNSMDPNNGASESIGRTKSVHEKQKNSPETARVTVESSA